aaaaaaaacaaacaagaatatttctaaaatgtaTACTATAGAATATATACTAACCCCTTTTAATCTTGCTGGTAAAACACAtactgtttttttcttctcatttttattttttgccaCACGAATTTTAGTTGTTTTATGGCCTCTATTAAGACCAATTGCTAATTCAAATCTTGGAGCCATcctgcaaaattaaaaactgtGACTTATACAAATTAGGTTagcaatcataataatataaaagtatatacatattatatgatttaatattgaattaattaaattgcacTAACttaaatatgcatattttattatataaataatatttatttagtaagATTATACAGATATTTTGAGATTCAATTTGATACAAACCTTCACAGTTGAAATACACTCATAAGAAGAAACACACAATCGAGCTTATTCTCATAGacagatttttattcgttctttATACGCATGCGTCGAAATTAACTAGTCTGATTTACAAATATGCGACAAGAAACATATTCTTTTAGATTAGTGTCTTttagatttcaaatatttgattaaatttttccgcaatattaatatttacgcaataaagataaaaaaatttaataattattttcttattatataatttttaatcttttattaaaaatctctcattatagaattaatgtaaattaaaatattttattctatttatgaaataatatttttcataaaatatgatatgaatatttaaattcttcatgttttattttatatatatgttttttgttttatatacatatactttattttataatatatattttttatactttaacatagattttaatatttcgtaagGTGGATATCCTGCGTTATATTcaccaaatttattttaacttcacAATTATGATTCGTAATTGATACGGTGTCAAATTTTAAAgaggattttttaatttatattataaaacggtATGTACGTGTTGTACACAATTgtgtcatttttattaaaatcattcatttCATAACATTAATTATCACTGACAAGAAATCATGtctaaaatgaaaaacattcCAAATAACTTAACCAAATGGGATCTGTCAGAAGATTCTCTGGCACCTTTAACTGATTATCAAAAAGAATGTTTATTGAATTTGGAGGAAGAATTATTtcctgataataaaattaagactGAAAAAATAAGTGATACAGTATGCACAAATGAAGAAACTACAAAATCAGTACAAATAGAACGATATCAAGATTTACTAGAACATTATGccagattagaaaaaaaatgtgtggACAGGAAAGAtatgaaatacatattatatcttaatgaACTTGAGGCTCGACGGCAAGAATGTCATGAACTTTGTCTACAAATAGAAGAAGCATTAGAAGACTTCACtatgttatataaacaatattcagAAGTATCTGATAAAACAATATCTCTTTATGATGCTAGTGAACAGCTTGATTCTGAtcaacgaaaattaaattctatcataGAAAACATTACGgaatatgtgaaatattttaaagatattgataTGATGATGGAAAAATTAGAAGCACCTACATTATCAGTGAACAgtgaaatgttttttaatatattagataaaattgatactaatatagattttgttcaaaataatctttcattcAAAGAAAGCAAtacttatttaatcaaatataagcaTTGCCAATCTAAGGCAATATCAATgatgcaaaattatatttttaatctatttagcAAAACAACAGaaagcattttaaatttaaaagataatgatGATTCCCAAGATAATGCAGATGCAGCTTTAGCCCTTTTTTATGGAAGATTTCAAACTATATTGCCAAAAGCTAAGCCAGTTATAGAACAAATTGAAGCAAAATCTTATAAAAGGCAAGAATATGACAGTTTATTATCAGAATGCCACCAATGTTATTGGAGTCAAAGAGGATTAGTATTAGGTAGTAGTgttcaaaaatctttaatatctgTAAAGGAGAAATATAATGGTGATCATTGTAGTTTGGTAAGGAATTCATgtgcattattattacatgCATCAATGGAtgagtataaattattttatgaatttttttctaaaacaaGTAATGGATTAACGGCATATCTTGAAAGCTTATGCACTTCTTTGTATGATACATTGAGACCATTCATAATTCACATTAATCATTTAGAAACATTAGCTGAAATTTGTTGCATTTTAAGAATTGAAATGTTGGATGAAcatgttcaaaataattttgaacctTTAGAaggatttggaaatatttgtttgCAGTTATTACATGATGTACAAGAGAGACTTGTGTTCCGTGCACATCTATACTTGCAATctgatgttttaaattataacccATCACCAGGTGATTTAGCTTATCCAGAAAAGTTAAAGATGATGGAAGATATAGCAGAATCAATAAGAGAAGAATCCAGACAAACaaagatgaaaaagatatCTATTTCAtctaatgatgataatattttagaaccAATATCCAGAAATCATATAGAAATGGAttctatttatcaaaaaacacATATAGGTAATTCACCTGCAGATCTTCATGGAATGTGGTATCCTACTGTTCGTAGAACATTAGTATGTTTATCAAGATTATATAGATGTGTGGACAGATCAGTTTTTCAATCCTTGAGTCAGGAAGCAATATCTCTTTGTGTTCAAAGTATAGAAAATGCAAagcaagaaattgaaaaaagggcATCATCTTTAGATGCAgaactttttcaaataaaacatttgCTCATTTTACGTGAACAAATTGCACCTTTTCAAGTAGACTttacaataaaagaatatagtttagatttttcaaaagttaaaaCAGCAGCATTtggtttattagaaaaaagttCAAGACTTTTTACATTGTCAAATAAtgcattattagaatttttattggaaggAGCACCTCAAATGAAGGAACAACTAATAGATTCAAGAAAACATgtagataataaattgaaatatgctTGCCAACGTCTTATACAACAtgctacatttttattaatacacccgattttaaaactattagaCAAAGAAAAGTTACATGCTAATAATCCAGATGCATCTCAAGAACATGCTCTTGGAAATCCTCAAGATGTTGCAGCAGCAATATGTGAAGCATTGAgaataattaagtttaaatgtcctgaaattcaacaattaatgcaattatatCTCTCTAATAAGGAgacagaatttattttatttaggccagtaaaaaataatgtttgtgCTGCATTTActcaattatatcaaatattgagtaaatattataattcagagGAACTTCTTCTAATTGCATGTCCATTACCAGAACAAATTTCTGTTATATTGAGCTCATCCAGTCTTATTCATGGAAAAAGCAcacaaaataatgtaaaaaaaacgtagcaaaaataaattagtcaGCTTTTGTAATTATACATTGCATATTAACATCATTTGCAatctataatcaaattattattttttcttttatgttttcctttttaaaaaattaatattaatatataataaatattttatatttttaaataaattatgtaaaatgtgtataaataattcaataattgcgTATAAAATAACTTAGATATTCAAATTACGAAAGCTATTGCAATTTATAACGTCCTGTATTAAAgatactatattttaattctttgtaaTGTACTTTAAGAAcgcgtaatttttatattacgaaaatgtatatatttaaaatgttaaattaagttaatatcACAAAATTTGTACATCACCCCTTAATAGGGATTTATggtcttaaataaatttttatagacaTTGTCATGagtttgaaacaaaaaaaaaaaaaattatatatttttgtagtaaacaataatatactaTGTCGTATTGCGATAATACtaggaatttaatttaacttcttCAATTGTACAcgttaaaaacattaattgaaaataataattaattattaatatatataaattaatgatatgcattatatatattgttattttgatcttataaaaatatactattcttctattctatactattctatatttttttttatataaaataataatataattatttacaattaatttataaatttttttattatatttaattacattaatttccatattcaaagaaaataatttaatgtataaaattacttaatgattaaattaatttttttgttaatttatacaaGTTTAACTAcaggatttaaaatattagggGCTGGACTATATTCTTCTTGAGATTTACTCTCATAAGATTCTAAGGGAAAATGTCGATTAAATTCTTCAGTAATATTCGTTATTGGTGGATGCAAATAATCTTCTACAGAAACATATTTCGGCCCGCCAAATGTATCCAATACTACGATTgaaattatcttcaattttgcgaaataaaaatgatgatcTGTAATATTGAAgacaattgtttaaaattatattttaaccaatattattttttaaaaaaattcttacctTCAGGCATATTAACCAATCCTGGATGACgtgtaaaaaatacttttttagcGAAATTTAGTTCCATACTTTCATTctttaactataaaaaatatataataattatttgtattattattacatcatattaattgtattactataaattaaaaaaataaaatatactaacCGATTTGATTTTACCGGTTAAAAGAATTCTGGCGCAACGAGGATCCATGGGATCCCATTGTTTAGACTTACAATATTCCCCTTGAGCTAATGTCATTAGAAGTGAAGCCCGATTGTCTTTctgtaattatagaaattaaaattatttttaattatcctatTTTAagttccaaatttttaattataatttagtattgataagaataaaaaaataatcaagattttaatcaacaagaaaaaatcaatatattgttTACTATCTTATCAATTGATGATATCACGAAAGTCACATTATCACGAAAATACGTATAAAGAATATAGATTTTGTTTTGTTACAATGCTTACTGCAAGATCTTGAGCTGTGAAATCTAAAGGAGTAAGATAAAGATATGGTATTCCTGATCCATTTCCTAAAAGTCCATCAGTATAAGAAACTAAAGTTACAGCTGGAAACGATTTGATATCTTGTCTTGTGCTTATTGTTGCCACGGATACCCAGTctgtatacataaaaataattaacaaattaataaattggttAATGTTATATGATATGTAATAATtgacatatataatttgaaaatataaaatgaaaatattcatacgtaaaaaaattatttatatatatatgcattactTTCggcattatttcatttttttttattattaatttcattattcattttttcaaataattttcctatAAACTActgaatttcgaagaattatattatattataatataatagaaataattaataattaaatgtataattaatcgcTTACATTATGCGAATCGGTATTTAATGtttgatataattagaaaacaattcactaaatttaaataaaaatgatatatatttatttaaaactgtgaaaatttgataagttgccaaaattaattatatgcgTAATTGTAAGtccaattctaatattaaccTCTATCTAATATTTAGTATAGATAAGCATATGTATAATGcatgtatacatttttttattcgctttGTGATTTCCGCGaatgattcatattttaaatataaatgtatatgtagaaatattaataatttctttgtgtttattatttaattataatactttcttttaaagaataagATGATTatgtaaagtttaaaataagcaaaaattaTAGTGtcatttattagattatgATATAGTTGATATACATACccaaactaataaataaattttctttcaaaatgtattttcttaCCAGCTTGATTAACAATGTATCTTGCCATTAAAGCTGCCTGATTAATAGGTGGTGGattattgatagaaaattGTTGATCTTTCTTTGGTGATTTATACATATCATGATTTTCATGATATCGTTTTTCGTATTTAATTTCTCGTTGACCATTTTCACGTATTTCTTTTGcctttttccatttcatataCTCTTCAAACTCTTGCCATTGTTCTTCTTctgaaaattgcaaatatttcttcgCTTCGATCGTCAAAATCAAGAAAGCAAGAAAGATCGTGAATCGCAGAATCATGGTTTGTGTCCACAGTTGTTCACTCCGACGGTAAATGTTTACTAAGGCGCGAGAATCTACTCTCGCGTATTTTGCTAAATTATGTTACATTTGCAATCttcttttgaatttatcaCTTATATAGGCGCGTATCTGCCAAAAGTATGACGACAAGTATGAGCTCCAATGACTGTTCACTAACTCAAGGTTAATATATTGaacatcaaatttatatatcatgctACATGAGCAAAATTGCTTTGTGagtaaacctaacctaatatttataaaacatcaaGCATTTTATTATGCTTTCATTGCGGTTAATCGAAGGTATATTGTcccaaattattaaaatatatgttatattgtgttaaataatcatgaaaattatcttgaaatttacattaaaaagaaattctaaattcaaataatatttaaaaaattttttataattttgaacattctgttaatcaatcaaaaaataatcaatcgattacaataatagaaatattattccatcttATATTAGATGAAAGTATTTAGagaatttttagtaataaacagcaaataagaaaaacaattttagagCAAAgaggttattattttatatagtaactttatatagtaaaattgaataataatgcataatttattcaaatttgtttcatttaatattattacttagtatattaaatgaattataaaatatttacttaaataaaaaagcagaaatctattaaaatttgaatgaaaatttgtaatttttgcaaaaattttcacaaatgaaatatatatttatttttaaattacattatgaacttctaaataaaaggaataatataaatacctgtagatatttatatttagtttaattttaatttaatatttgcttgaacaataaaatacaaCAAGCAAATTTACTATCAGtcttataattgttatatttgcttttatttctttatatatttctaaagaatAATTTGGTAAGGCATATTTTGTATGCACTGCATTTGTGTATTTTGAACTTTGTCAATTATCAtaagtactttttttttttttttttttacagaatatCTTTGCACACAAtccaattttttgtatttatatattgaacatCATTATTTGGCAAAAGctgatatctatttaattttaaatatttcctattattaaaactttttgatataattccaagcattaattcaaattatttaaataaatttcaattatatagggtgaaatgaaatttatgaatagtacaataataatagtaaaataatataacttgtatatatttaaaacctAAGTTGTGAacagaaatataaacaaaaaatgattttaagaaatattttttgcctTGAATGTTTACAATATATTgtgtattgttaatttttaaattgaatgaaaaatgtaaaatgacaaaatcattcaaattttgtGGAGCATCAAAGCGCGGTACCttaaatttactaattataattggtcatactttctttttttttcttttttagagaaTACTGTTCAGTTATAcgtaacgaaaagaaaatttgatcatttataattttattccataattttaatgaatcccAAGGGTGAAAACTGCACTGAATCACaaagttttgtttttatcaaGATGGAGACgttatgcatatattttaatgcttAAGTCACTGCCTTACAATATTCCttcaacgaaaataaattccgtagaaatatttcaaaaaattatgaatagaaatattcaacAGGTGGATCTTACAGcacataaaattgtatttacacGTGTACTCgtcaaaaacaatttatcaatttacaaCAAAACATAATCTCTCTGAAAGAATTCGCTACCTCTAACAACATTTatccatattttataatttttatataaaaataaacattcgtTGCacactaataaaattttttacctttcagaaaaaaattaagcattttttacatttatttgaattattttttatataattttttatcgtaattggTAAGGCAGTGATTTATCTTTATAGGACAAATTGATATGTATTAACACGTTGACAAGAATGTTAATGCTAAGAAGattcgaatgataaaaatttaataatccaatTCTTGGTGGCAACGATAAAAGTAACAGATGATAGATAAAAGATAAgcgatcaaataaattaacaatgctaaaatataattaacaatgcTTTTGTACATTAATAGAGATAGCGATTTCCTTCGTAAGTAATAtacacactctctctctctctctctgtttctctctcattctcttttttctttcactcttCCTTTCTCGCTTTCTTTCGTACGGAAACAACGCCTCTTTTGTTTACATTATAAGCAAAAAGGTAAACATTATTCTTCTCTATCCTTCTTAAATTAATGCTAAAAAACGTGTAACGATTGCACTGTCGACTTCACTAAAGTCATTGTATTTACGCAACAAAATGTtacaagtataaaaaatttacgacaAGTACGGCTTCTCGAGTAAATTTATCGCTAACAACCACGCCGGCGTTTATTTTACAGCAAGAAATGCTGATAAACCTTCATTTTTTCGTATCTttgttatttctcttttcatgCACTTGTTCTTACAATGGGACAACTAATCGTGCAATTTGATTGGTCACCGCGTTTCGAGATTCACCGTTTTGCCCCTTGAGCGTAGCTTCGAACATATTCTTGTCCTCTATCTCatattttcccttcccttctttgttactcttttttttttttccccttttcattttcttttagaaactACTACCTTCCATTTGCTTACGCGAATACTTCCGAAAATGTCaacatacataataatttatttctgttatattacaataagtCGTTCTACAATAATCGAGAATAGAGAGCAGCGATTTTTACAGTTCAATTGGCACATCAGATGCGCGTGCACGATCGCTAGGATCGCGAGAAAAAGATATAGGAGAAAAATgaagcgaaataaaaaaaaaagaaaaaaaaaccatcTTTGGAGGAGGAAGACAAAAACGATGAACTTGTAACAAAGATGAAACGTAAATGATGAAGCGAAACATGGataaaacgaaggaaaaaggaaggaaatgaACATTGAATATACGCGAAAGGAGAGAGGGGAAACGAGAGGAAAATCGGTGTACAAGAGATGCCGAGGTGAATATGATATCACTGATATGCATGTGGGGACTTTGGGCTCAGAATTTTCAGTTACTTAAGTACACGTCTCTCGCGTGCTGGCGCACGCCACTAGGACGTCGAACTATACCAACCGTTTGTCGTCGATTTGTTGGTCGGATGGTAAATGTGGAAACCAGCTCCAGCGGCCGGATGATGGTAAAATTGCGCTTGCTCGCTCAAACCAGCCGAGGCGTAGGCCGCGGCAGCGTCCAATGCGCTTGGATGAACGGCAGCCGAATATACTTGAGGCTTCAGAGGCAATGGCTGCGCTGGCTCGTATTGATGGCGTAGCACAGGGTCAGTGTAGGCCGACGAACCCTCGTAGCTGCTTATCACGTTCACCGGATGgagttgttgttgctgctgttgctgctgcttgTCCCTCGGTGAAACGGATGACGGTGGAGTCATCGCCGAATGATAATCAACCGTGTAACCGGTGGCCGTGGAATAAGAGGAAACCAAGCTGGTAAACGCATCGGCGCAACTAGTTCCACTCGAACTTTTTTGATTGTGCGTCGCTAACACGAATTGATGTTCACCGTAGGTGCTGGATCCTTCGGAGCCAGGTGGAGTAGGCAAAGGGCCGCTAGGTGTCGTGTCCCCGGCGTAGTAAGTGCCGCCGGAAGAAGAGGTTCTCGTGGTACCGCTGGACGTGATTCCGTGAACATTGGCTCGTATCACGCTCTCCCTGTTGGCGTACAATTGTCGTAGAAGAGCGGATGCTGGTAATGGCGCGGTGCTCGACTG
This DNA window, taken from Apis mellifera strain DH4 linkage group LG12, Amel_HAv3.1, whole genome shotgun sequence, encodes the following:
- the LOC410387 gene encoding conserved oligomeric Golgi complex subunit 3 translates to MSKMKNIPNNLTKWDLSEDSLAPLTDYQKECLLNLEEELFPDNKIKTEKISDTVCTNEETTKSVQIERYQDLLEHYARLEKKCVDRKDMKYILYLNELEARRQECHELCLQIEEALEDFTMLYKQYSEVSDKTISLYDASEQLDSDQRKLNSIIENITEYVKYFKDIDMMMEKLEAPTLSVNSEMFFNILDKIDTNIDFVQNNLSFKESNTYLIKYKHCQSKAISMMQNYIFNLFSKTTESILNLKDNDDSQDNADAALALFYGRFQTILPKAKPVIEQIEAKSYKRQEYDSLLSECHQCYWSQRGLVLGSSVQKSLISVKEKYNGDHCSLVRNSCALLLHASMDEYKLFYEFFSKTSNGLTAYLESLCTSLYDTLRPFIIHINHLETLAEICCILRIEMLDEHVQNNFEPLEGFGNICLQLLHDVQERLVFRAHLYLQSDVLNYNPSPGDLAYPEKLKMMEDIAESIREESRQTKMKKISISSNDDNILEPISRNHIEMDSIYQKTHIGNSPADLHGMWYPTVRRTLVCLSRLYRCVDRSVFQSLSQEAISLCVQSIENAKQEIEKRASSLDAELFQIKHLLILREQIAPFQVDFTIKEYSLDFSKVKTAAFGLLEKSSRLFTLSNNALLEFLLEGAPQMKEQLIDSRKHVDNKLKYACQRLIQHATFLLIHPILKLLDKEKLHANNPDASQEHALGNPQDVAAAICEALRIIKFKCPEIQQLMQLYLSNKETEFILFRPVKNNVCAAFTQLYQILSKYYNSEELLLIACPLPEQISVILSSSSLIHGKSTQNNVKKT
- the LOC551913 gene encoding protein CREG1, which codes for MILRFTIFLAFLILTIEAKKYLQFSEEEQWQEFEEYMKWKKAKEIRENGQREIKYEKRYHENHDMYKSPKKDQQFSINNPPPINQAALMARYIVNQADWVSVATISTRQDIKSFPAVTLVSYTDGLLGNGSGIPYLYLTPLDFTAQDLAKDNRASLLMTLAQGEYCKSKQWDPMDPRCARILLTGKIKSLKNESMELNFAKKVFFTRHPGLVNMPEDHHFYFAKLKIISIVVLDTFGGPKYVSVEDYLHPPITNITEEFNRHFPLESYESKSQEEYSPAPNILNPVVKLV